The genomic segment tgcatactgTCATCCTAGTGTGTTTAAACTGGTATGAAGCCAATGATGGCGATTTACTGCCTCCTACACTTATTGAATGTTTGCGCACAAGTATAATTGTCTGATTCCTCCTGATGACCCACTCTGACCTTGATATACAGGGTGAGTGAGATCATTCAGGTTCAACTGTTGAAGTGGCAGTGCTTTTAGAATGGTGGCAAACAGTTCAAGGCCACAGATGCCAGGACAGCCCAACGAGATTAAAATGCTGGAATATAATATTGCTTCTTTGTTAAGGGTTCATTTTCTTCTATTGGTACTGTATGTTGTCTGATGCGTGGCTGGACCAATACTGTAAACAGCTTTGTCTCACTAACAATTGATTATGTTTAGACATTTGGCAAATGATGGCTAATAATGATGGCATTTGGCTAATAACTGTACTAGAATCATATTAGAAGGGGCTCGCCATATGTCGCCATATGTCATAAGCCCCCCCCAATAAGAGAACCATTGTCTGCCTGTTTTTGACACATGAAATTCTGCCTGACTGTTTGTAGCCCACACGTCTCACTCTCTAATGAGCATGTCTGTTTCATTCTGTCCAGGGCAATTTACCCAGCAGAGATGGCACAGGAGACCAATCAGAGTCAAGCGCCCATGCTTTGTGCTACCGGCTGTGGTTTCTTTGGAAACCCCAGGACCAGTGGCATGTGCTCTGTCTGCTATAAGGACCACCTGACCAGACAGAACAATGGAGGAGTGAGCCCCCTGAGTGCAATGGGTAAGATCTGCCATTCCTCAATAAGCTGTTAattgtttttgttcatttttatCCGAGAAGTAGATTCCTTAAGACTCAGGTTTGCGGTCATGACCTTTTCTCCTAGTAAATCCAATAATTTGCATCATTTAGGTGGCAGTGTCTCCAGTAGCCCCACAATGGAGGCCTCTGCCATCCAGAGAATTGAGGCCACATTGAATAATGCTGCGGCGGCGGCTGCTGCTGAAGCTGATGCGGAAGCTGCCAGGTAAGTGTCAGTTGCTACTTAGAAATGACCATGGAAACTATTCTTTAAGACCAATCCACACCAAATGACTGTCGCTTATCTTGCACCACTTTTGTTATCATTACATCTGAATGAGATGGCTAGTGTGCAGTGGACGATTTGGAGTAAAACTTTGtagcatctctttctctcactgtagtggggcagcagctgctcttcctgttacccaacagatgACCGAGATGAGCATTTCCTGTGAGGAGGAAGGAGCATTGCCTAAAGCAGAGCTTGCAGAACCTGGTGGGTGTCTGACTCATATGGGTGTTCAGAGCCTCATGGGGGGGGCACACACTTGTGAGTGGTTACACGCCAGTGATGGGAGGTGGTTGTGAATATTCTCTGGGGCTGTTTTGAGGTCTTATTTAGCGTTCCCCTATTTTTCCAGTGGTCACTCAGCCCATCGCCTCCGCTTCCCCTCCCAGTGCTGCCGGGAGTGACGAATCCAAATTACCCGAACCCGCCAAACCGAAGAAGAACAGGTGCTTCATGTGCCGCAAGAAGGTTGGCCTTACAGGTGAGGACAAACATTCCATTACTGCTTATTCAGTCAGTTACACCTCAAGAAGGCTGTGGCTTATGTGCTTCTATGATATGAGTGTGATACACTGTACAGAGTTGGTATGAGCCAGGTCTATTAGTGTGACTCACTGTACCCTTTTTAATCTGCCAGGTTTTGACTGCCGCTGTGGGAACCTGTTCTGTGGACTCCACCGTTACTCAGACAAGCACAACTGCCCATACGACTACAAAGCAGAGGCCGCCGCCAAGATCCGCAAGGAGAACCCTGTGGTGGTGGCCGATAAGATCCAGAGAATATAAGACCTTTTCTCACTTTGACCTTGAACACTGAGTGATTGGATTAAAAAAAGGACTCGTGCTGACCTGCGTTCTAAAGGACTAGTTTTTTAAATTACAGTATGGGGGGGGTCCAGTTTCCTGCAATGCATGAACgatcacattttttattttgttttctgttggtgtCTGTGCTTATGATTAAAGAAAAATGAGAAAgatcaaaaatgtttttttagaaTACTACAGACTAGAAATGTTGCTTTTCCGGTGATGCCTGGACCTGGCTTAATTCTCACTGTTTATGGGGGAGTCTGATTGTTGTCAAGTAGGCGAGCTGATGTGTTAACTACTTTTGTGACTGGCTATCTGTGTGTTGAGATTTTTCTGAGGATAGTGGGGGACACTAGCCTATGAGACTGTTACAGCCCCGACCGGATCACTCCCGCAGTGGCAGGTCACAGCTGGCTTATGTTGGGAATAGCTGTTTTTGCTCAACTTCTCATAACGTGTCATGGTGTCCTCCATGGAGTCTGTTTTATATGTACTAccatacatgtttgtttttttgctgcaTGGGGCCTCAGTTCAGGGGAGGTCCTCAAGCACATTTCCCTATTGTGAGATAAGATGTGAAGTAGTGACATAAAAAAAAAGCTTGATTTATTAGTCAACTAAAGAACATCTTGGAGGATCTTATGAAGTTATCATCCAGTAGGCATGGTGAAAGCAACCATACCCCTGACACTTGGACGATGGCTGGATGGATGTGTTCTATTCCAACCTTATTGGCTCTCATCAGAGATGCATCTGAATCAAACCGGATATCATTGTGTCATACAAGCCTGCTTCACTGGTTCATTCTTCTGGCAATGTGTGCTGcactaaaaaaaaacattgcttaggTTTACTTGTCTCTGTTAACGATTATTTCCTAAAGAAGTATTTAGGTTCGATGCTGTGATGCTCATTTGCAGGGGATACTTGGCGCTGCCTCTGACCGGGTGGATAGGAAGTTGGAGGAAGACTTCCTGCAATGAGATCAAGGTCAGGTCATTTGACCTCACTCATCCAGCCACTCGGGTCATGTGACAGTGTTGATGCCCATTCTGTGTTCTTGTTTTCTCCCTTCTCGTGTCCATGTTTTTATGAGGATATGGAGTGTTTTGCATGGGTTGTTGTATCAATGACAAAAAGCCTAAATGAACCAGATTGCTGAGGTTGGAAGGGTTAGGTCCACTAATCTTTTGAATGTTTCACTTCTGTTTTGTTAATTTTATTAAtctttttaatgtgtgtgtgtgctgatatGTTTGATTGTGGAGTGCGTGTCACATGCTATGTATTAAACACAAGTGTAGTGCAGTAGacttggatggatggatggtggatgagtattgtgtatgtttgtatgcAAGTAAGTGCTTGTGTTCCTCAGTAGTCAGAACTGGTCCAGTGGACTCACTCTTGATTTAGATTCTTTTAGTTTTTCTGTTTTATTTGGTCCTGCTGTTCACGCTGTAGGCTGTGAGATTTCACTTTATGTTTTAATATTTTTAACCCTTTTTTTTAGTTATGCAAGTTTGTACAAACCATTATTTATGTACTGCGCATTTAATCTTGTTACACAACATTACTGCAAAATTGTATCATGTAAATAAAATGATGTACAGAGATATAGAATCATGTAACCCGTGGCCATTTTATTTAACGTTGATGCGATCAGCTAATTTAGTCTGTTTTCACGTTGAAGCTTTTAACATGTCGCAACAGTGAAGGTGATGCATTTACCAATGTCTCTAAGACTCCAATGTCTTTGCAAGTACCAGTACGTAATTGCAATGGCTTGCTACACGGCCCATGGTATTTTACTATGCAGAGGGGCAAAACTCCTGCTATGACAACTGTGGAGGTGCTGCTTTTTTAAGTCTGTATTTgaatttattaaggatccccatttgCTGCTGCTTCTTATCAATACCTCTCTCAAAGATAAGTAGTGATACTGTCAACCTCTCCAGCTTCGAGCTTGAGATATTGACATGAATGTTATTGATGTTGGCTCTCTGTACATCAGAGATGGTCACTAGTCTTTGAGGTAGAGTCCAAGTCAATTCTCAAGTCCCTTTTGGCAATGGCTTTCTGCCTGGTGTGGGTTAGGTCTTGTAAACCTTGTAAATTATTTGGAGACTCCCTTGTTCATTAGTCCATACTTGTATGAAAGGAAGCACATCAGGTGCTAtttaaatcaaaatacatttcctTTTAAAATGTAGACAGTTTACATTAAAAGTAATTGTACTGCATATGAAAAAAAGCAAACATTTGAAAGTGTATGGTATTTTGTGGAAGACATTGTCTATTTCACTTcattctgtcacacacactgaaaaTCTGTAGGTGAGGGAAGATGTATGAATCTAAACCAAAATGACTGACAACTGTTCAATAACTGCACTACTAAAGTGTCCTATATATCAAACTTAATGACCTTTATCCCTAAAATATACTTACTGACCTGGACACTTAACAGAAATACAATTTCCTGTACTCTAAGATGGAGAACATGTCTATTGCAGACAGGTTACTTTTCAGAAAGATCAAGTTTGTCAGTGTTCTTGCACTGAGCCTGGCACGATGACTACTCTCCACTGGGGCACTGGTGGCAGGCACAGCATAGTGGGCAGAAACATTTGATAAatattctttcctttttaataATGCCACCTAGACCAGTCCAATAACCTATTTTTAAAATTAACACTTAATAGTTATTTATGCTCTTTAAGTTTACTAAGACGGTTCATTAGGTCAACAGTCAATGTGAAACCATGTCTGCTTAAAAAACTAACAGAAATGTCCAACATTCTTTTTTGGAACAATTTCATAAATTTAAAGTTAGTTGCCAAACACTGTCATAATTATATAATTTACAGCACATTATTTAAATACGGCACGATTTCACATACTATGATAAACGATAGCTAACGTTTGCTTATCTTAACAAGCTTAACTTAAGATAAACGATAGCTTGTGTTTTAATGTTCCAATCTATAGCAATAGCATACACAATGTCCGCTCAATCAAATAAGGACAAAGTGTAAATATGAGTAACCATTATCCCTCCATTGAAATAGATATGTCCTTGTCTGCATATTTTTTGCAGAACACAGATGTTCTAGAACGCTTTTCAGCCCTCTGTATTAAATTACGTTCTCCGTGTTACAATTCTGCCTCTTCCATGTTATCTGACAGAATGCACAACAAAAACTTATCCCAGTACTGACTTGCATTGTTCACGAGTCTCTCGTCTAGagtccaagtcaagtctcaagtcaattGATCACGAGTCCAAGTCAAGTCGTAAGTCATTTTCTTTGCAATTGAAGTGCGACTGGAGTCTGAatctcatgtgcagttgcaaaccgtagtctggcttttttatggtggttttggagcagtggcttcttccttgctgagtggcctttcaggttatgtcgatatagtagtagtgtagtgtatggggctttggtgacaaaacagatgacactgtgatagactgcatccagtatgttgagtagagtgtcggaggctattttatagatgacatcaccgaagtcgaggatcggtaggctggtcagttttacgagggtatgtttggcagcatgagagaaggatgctttgttgcgatataggaagacGATTCTTGAATAAGgcagtaacttaacaaaatgtgggaaaaatcaaggggtctgagtactttctgaaggcactgtatgttaatgCAACctattttttaccattttctggttgcttgattgtttttaattgcTTTACTGGGAGGCTTATCAGAGGTATACATGACAGTGATGTTTGTATTTGATCTGATAGTCCAGGGTGAACTGTTCACAGTGGGGTTCCTGCTAGGGAAAACcgtctcagtgctaacagtgtaactcaGGTTCGTAGGCGCATGATTACTGCTGACAATAACTGTCGGATTGACAGAGTCATTCAGAGGAACATACATTAAGTTACTTCCATTTTGACTGACAACACCCCTGTGTCTCTGCTTATGGGTAAATATAGAGACTGGCAACCTGATTTGCAGCTGCGTGGCCTTCTCTCACATGAAATACTCACCCCCAGCTTCCAccagtacagtatgttatgatGCACACTGTTGGGCAGGCAGGCATAATCAGCCTAAAACAAGCTGCATGTGTTCAGCTACAGAACAACACAGGGGTCACAGTCACAGCAGGCAACCTGTGGATTACTTTAAAAGGCCCCAAACACGTGTGGGAGAGAGAAATCTCTGGGCAATGAGTTGGACCTCTTGTGATTGCCAGTTCTCTGAcagacagtggtggaaaaagtacccaattttcatacttagGTAAAAGTCAAGATACCTTAATGGAaaatgtcacccagtaaaatactacttgagtaaaagtctaaaagtatttgctttAAAAATAGTGAAGTAtcgaaagtaaatgtaattgctaaaattccttatatgaagcaaaccagacggcataattttttaaattatttttttaaatttacggatagccaggggcacgctccaacactaagatataatttacaaataaagcatGTGCTCAGTGagttcgccagatcagaggcagtagggataaccagggatgttctcttgataagtgtgtgaattagacaattttcctgtcctgctatgcattcaaaatgtaacgagtacttttgggtgtcagggaaaatgtatgaagtaaaaagtacattttcttttagaatgtagtgaagtaaaagtaaaagttgtcaaaaatataaatagtaaaataaagtacagctaccccccaaaactacttcagtagtactttcaagtatgtttacttaagtattttacaccactgctgacaGAGCATAAACATATGTACCTACATTACAAGTCACATAATAGGTTTATTTGTCCATTGGCTAGTCTACCTGCTAGTATACCTGCTTATCTGCATAGTTCCTATGTAAGTTGTATGGGTTGATCAGTAATATAAATCAATTGTACACTATTACAATATATAATTAAGTGGTGAGAAACACTGTCAAGTGACACAGTTATGATAAGGCTAGGAATAACAGGCCGCACAGAGAGgtactttttattttacacaaaTTGAATTTCCTCACACTTTATTTTCTAAGATTGCTCAACCATCGGATTCTCGAACAAAACACCTCTTTGTCCACAAAACTAATCTTTATTAACCCAGAAGTAAAATCTCATGTCATTTGGTCAACTGGGTGCCCACGGGAGATTATCACAAACCCAATGATAATATCCTTCTTGTCCAGTAGGGGACAGGCTGGAGACTGCTCTGACTGATCATTTGTTTTCATCACCACCTTATCAGATCTGTGTTCCTTGCTGATTTGTGCACAAGTCCAGGTGACATGTAGCTGTATTCCCCTGCAAAACAGGCATGCAAACCgtgtatttgttttgtcttttcaaGATCTTGTGATATCCATTGACTGAGTGGCTTTACATGGTTGTAGTGTTTTTTTTCAGCACAGACTAAACATTCCTCCTATCCTGTCTGACATTTTTACATATATACTTTTTTCACAGTTTTTGTGATTGTAGTTGATCCTGAAACcccttttttatttgttttattttgttccatTAGTCATCACTTGCCCATTGATTACAATGCATTATGAAAATGTGTCCAAATTATGTTAGAAAACACTCCAAACCAACTCCTATTAGGTCAGAATGCCAATCTGAATGTTTCTgcacaatattttttatttttttaaaggttcCACTGTCCCATAAATCCATATTTCAAtactatttttgttgttgttgttattgatgtTGTAAACAGGATAATTTAAACATaactcagcaacaaaaacaaaaaaaacgattttctctgtaacaaaacaaaaaacaggtAAACTTCCCCTTAAAGTGATATTACTGGATCCTCCAGACTACAAGCATTAACATTAAATACTCATGCACAATTCATGGCAGAAATGCATTAAATATTGATTTAAAATCATCTGAGTCATTTTGAGGCACGGAAGTTTTCAGACTAGAATGAGGACTACGTTGGCATGAAAGCTGTTGATGATGGGGGTTTCCTTTTATCATTGAAGGTGGAATCATTTCTGGAATGATATTGGTTGGAAAAATGAAATTGTAATATTATGATtgcactttttttttaaaaatgatacTGGTGATAGATGCAATGTTttatgcatgcgtgcgtgtgtgtgtgttttctacttGACAGGGTGGAGGAGCGTGTGATGGTGTAGTTTTGGCTGTGGAAGATGAGCTCCTCTTCATTATTTAATGGGGGCCAGGCTCAGAGGTGTGCACtctgtatctttgtgtgtgtactgtatgtgttactaCACATACCGCTGTACATTCTCACTCCGTCATTGTGGGCAATAGCTTTCCAATATTCTGTAGGCATTGTATCAATAGCAAATGTAATATGTAAGATGTGTCTAATGTGTTTGAGGTTTGCCTAATGGGTCTTGAAAAGGAAACCTAAACCTTCATTAAATCTTTAAGGCTGTTCGTCTTGGTCTGTGTGTGGTCATGGTGTCTGATGTCCAGACGAGTGAGAGTGTCTCTAACTGTTTAAATGTCCTTGTCCTTCTGCTGCTATATGGACCGTAGAGAAGGTCCACTCCCTTAACCTTCTGTCTGACACAGGTGCTGTCCACTGAAATGGTTCCTCAGGTTCCCTATGGGGGTTCTCTGGGTTTTATTTAAGAAAACTAACACCAGATCATGCTGGAACGTTTTTGTCGTTGTTGCTGTGATTAAGTTACACACTCCTTGATGTCTGCCGCTATGATATCATGTTTTTGTTTCAGGAAAACAATATAACACCTATGGAGGCAGGTCACATGCTGTAGTTGTCATAGTGATGGGGAGTTAGTTACTAGAGCGAGGTACAGGTCCCGGTAGAGCTCTGGCTCTGTGTACCTGGGGAGGGGTTGGTGCattcagtccagttaaagtcccAGTACCTTCAGAGAATATCTCACACCAACCACCATGCCTAGGAAGAGTGATGTGGGGGCGAAGATTGAGGATGGTGAGTTGAGATTCAGCATCTCAGTTGTTAATGTTTTTATGCTCTGGCTTTGAGGTGATATAAAGACTTTATATGAGATGCAAATGCAAAATGCCTTTATAGATTCATGCTGGGCCATTTTAGAGATGTTTGAATGAGTGGTGGACATTTATTTGTTTGCGTTGTCATTTAGTTGGAATCGAGATCGATGGGGACGTGAGTGACAGTGAGGGTAAGCGGAGATGAGTTCTCACCTGACCCGTATAAAGCAGAGCTTATAGTGGTGTCTTTCTCTGTGAAGGAGGAGGACAGCTACTGACACCGGCTGTTAGAATTGACCTGATATTTAAAAAGCTTCAGCTCTATCTGTATTAGTGTGTCTTTTTACATTGTGCTAAAAGTGTATATTCCTGCATGTGttgagctgctgtgtgtgtgttctcgcgcatacatttgtgtgtgtgtgtgtgtgtgtgtgtatacagatgACACCAGTCGAAGGAGAGGGAACAGAAGACCGACAGCTGGCAGAGGAGGAGCCCGCGGCAGGGGCAAAAAGCCAGctgatgaggatgaggaggacgaggaggaagaggaggccccCAGAAACCGCAGAGGAGCCAACAAGAAGAAGGCTGCTAAGTCACGTGACACCGACGACGAAAGTGAGGATGACACCCCCAAGAGAAGACAAGGAAGAGCAGCAAATAAAGGAGCAGCaaacaaaaagaaaggaggaaagGCCCAGGACAATGACGAGGACAgcgaggaggagaaggggaacaAGAGAAACAAGAAGGGAGCCACGGGAAAGaaggggaaagaagaggagacCAAAGATAAGAAAGGAGACGCCAAAGGGAAGGGcaaaggaaaggagaaggaagACGAGaaggacaagaagaagaagaagaagaagaagaaagagagcaggtatctcaaatcaaatcaaatcatcaaatcaaataatattGAGTGGAAATCAGGGCCCAAGATTCTAAACGTAGTACTAAACAGCGCAGGAATCAAAATAATGGGTCAAATAACTTATTTAACAGTATTATACAATATTTGCTACCCTTGCACCAAGAGAAATAGAGGGACATCCTTAATAGAGGGACATCCCTAACCCTTCcaactatctctctctgtctctctccatcactgacctctctttctcttcgaTCGCTCTCTCCTAACAATCTGTCTTCcgctctctctgctccactcgGTCTCCCTTCCTCTATCTTCTATCTAACTCCCAGCTCAGACACAGACTCTAACACAAACTCAGAGGAAGAGTCCatgtcagagggagagatggaacgactgaaggaggaggtggaggagaagaagaaggtcATAGCTATTATGAGGAACAAGCCCTGGCGAATGAAGAGGCGGCTGGTACATCTGAAGTAATGAACGAGTTGACTGATTGCACTCGCATAGGCTACTGGAAAAATGACATATGCTGTCAGGATGAAGTTGAGATACACTTTCAGATAATAATTAGCTCTATTCATTGATCATAGCTGTGGTTTTTTTTCACCCCATTTTAAAGTATGTTCTACACCTCCTGTCAGAATTATTTCCCTATTTTGTTAATTTTATCAATTTATTTGAGCTTGACTGTTCTGTTGCTAACCTTATGATTTGTTCTCAGAGAATGTCAAGAATTTGTGGATAAATTTGAAGGGGCTCTGGGAAAAGGAAAAGGCAGGAAGTTTTATGCTTATAAAGTCATGATGACGAAGGTATGGAAGCATGAGCACAATATACGATTTTCTGCCACTTAGCTTTTTGTGGTTGTCAAAATATGAGGCTATAATAATGATTGTCTTTCTTTTTCGCCAGAAATGGATCAAATTCCAAAGAGATTTTGAGAATTTCAAAACGACTTGCATACCATGGGAACGAAAGATAAAAGAGGTTGAAAGTGAGTTACCTGATAGTCCACACTTTAGAAACACCAACATACTGAAAATATTCCTGAACACAGGTCACAACACAAGATAAAGTAATATACTGAGCTGATTGACAAAGGCCAGTTGAATGACAGTTGAACGCTACAACTTAGTGAAGAAACACTATCACTTCTCTCCCCTCAGGTCACTTTGGGTCCTCAGTTGCTTCCTACTTCATCTTCCTGCGCTGGATGTATGGCATGAACATGGTCCTCTTTGGCTTAACCTTCGGACTGGTTGTGATCCCAGAGGTAAAACCGCCTCACAAAGAGTTTTAACACGTAGATACAACTCTAATGTATACTCTAGCAGTCTATCAATCATTATTGAAATGTTTTATGGCTCCAGGTTCTGATGGGACTTCCATATGGATCCATTCCCAGAAAGACAGTGCCCAGAGCTGAGCAGTCCACTGCTCAAGACTACTCTGTCCTCATGGACTTCAACGTGGGTTAAAACATGCAGTCGAGATAGGCTACCCTCTATTTACTCTGCATGAAAAGCCTATCAAATATTACCATATCAAAGAGTTCAGGCTCATATGATGTGATGATATTTCATATTGTACTATTTAAATTATCAGCATGGGTCTGGAGACACCCGTGAAGATCAGAAGACACAGTTTATCGGTACACTATAAGAGCGCAGTTCATCACCTGCGATCACTTCTTTCTCCCTCAGGGGTATTGCAAATACTCAGTCCTCTTCTATGGTTACTACAACAACCAGAGGACCATTGGGCTGCTGAAGTTCCGCCTCCCGCTGTCTTACCTCATGGTAGGAGTGGGGACTTTTGGCTACAGCCTGATGGTGGTGATACGAACGTGAGTCACCACCCAATCCCCCACTTATAAAATATGATCCCATGTCACACATATGTCAAACACAGCTTAACACATCAAgatagaccccaggaagagtagctactgcttcTGCAAAAGCTCATGGGGATCAAATTAAATGTTTGTTCATGGTGTTTGATCTGAAAATGGATGACGGCCTTTCCCCACTGTCATTCATATATGTTTTGATAGAATGGCTAAGAATGCTGACGtggggggaggggatggagatgaCGGGGAGTTCACCTTTGCCTGGAAGATGTTCACCAGCTGGGATTACCTCATCGGCAACGCCGAGACGGCTGACAACAAGTacgcctccatcaccaccagcttCAAGGTAACCATGGAGACCTGTGTACTATTTTCGCAACTTCATCACAATGTCTGATCTTTTGAATGATGTTCTTCTGAGTATTCTTTACTGTATTCAATCCAATATAATTACATAGATTATTTCCCACTAACTACACAGCACCACATGTTAGTGGCCCATAAGCtaactgtctttctgtctgtctgagtgcaGGAGTCCATTGTGGATGAGCAGGAGAACCAAAAGGATGAGAACATCCACCTGAGGAGGTTCCTGCGTGTGCTGGCCAACTTCATGATCATCTGCTGCCTGGGAGGAAGTGGCTACCTCATCTTCTTTGTGGTGAAGAGGTCCCAGGAATTTGCCAACAGGGACGACCTGAGCTGGTACGAGAAAAACGAGGTAATGCTTGGAGAATGGTGTTGATGCCATGTACATCCTTTGAAACCAATGGAATCCGTTTCTATTTGGAATAAATTATAGTGATATTATGTCATAATAGTGTAGCATTTTTAAAAATCTCATTCATTAATGACTAAACAAACTTCCCTCTCTATTTCATCACCAAAATATGTTTGATCATATGGTCATATGGTGTTGTGTAAagtggtggtgtagtggagaGATGGTATGATTCCTCCCATTGTCCCACTGTGTAGTTGGAGCTCATCATGTCCCTGTTGGGCCTGGTGTGTCCTCCCCTGTTTGAGACCATCGCTGAGCTGGAGGAGTACCACCCCCGGATCGCCCTCAAATGGCAGCTGGGGCGCATCTTTGCCCTCTTTTTGGGAAACCTCTACACTTTCCTGTTTGCCCTGTTTGATGAGGTCAACAACAAGGTACTGTAAGACTGCCTCACACTTCTTTAGGCCACTACCAGACGTTAGCTCTTTCTTGTTCATCTTAAATCTACACTGAGAGCGGGATTACAGGATCCTTTTCGGGATAATAAGAAAGCGTCAACGAGAAGGATAAGGTTTAATACTGGGACGGTTGAGTTACGTATTCTGTAAACAACCCAGTGCATCCTGTAGTGAGGGATTGGTTTCATACTCTTAGGACTGATGTTCCTCAGAGAGGTGCATTGTCATTGGGATGAATGGGTAGTGCATTGTAATGGATGACCTGTGATTCGATGGCTTCCTTCCTTCCACTCAGCTTGAGGAGGAGGTGTCCATTAGGAATGCGTCCATCTGGGCCCAGAAGGAATACTACGCTAACTTCACCCTCTACAACAATGACACGGACACCACCCCGCCCCCCATGGACCCCTCTGACGTCATCAGGGGGCCATGCTGGGAGA from the Oncorhynchus tshawytscha isolate Ot180627B linkage group LG33, Otsh_v2.0, whole genome shotgun sequence genome contains:
- the LOC112230960 gene encoding AN1-type zinc finger protein 5 → MAQETNQSQAPMLCATGCGFFGNPRTSGMCSVCYKDHLTRQNNGGVSPLSAMGGSVSSSPTMEASAIQRIEATLNNAAAAAAAEADAEAASGAAAALPVTQQMTEMSISCEEEGALPKAELAEPVVTQPIASASPPSAAGSDESKLPEPAKPKKNRCFMCRKKVGLTGFDCRCGNLFCGLHRYSDKHNCPYDYKAEAAAKIRKENPVVVADKIQRI
- the LOC112230517 gene encoding transmembrane channel-like protein 2-A — encoded protein: MPRKSDVGAKIEDVGIEIDGDVSDSEDDTSRRRGNRRPTAGRGGARGRGKKPADEDEEDEEEEEAPRNRRGANKKKAAKSRDTDDESEDDTPKRRQGRAANKGAANKKKGGKAQDNDEDSEEEKGNKRNKKGATGKKGKEEETKDKKGDAKGKGKGKEKEDEKDKKKKKNSSDTDSNTNSEEESMSEGEMERLKEEVEEKKKVIAIMRNKPWRMKRRLVHLKECQEFVDKFEGALGKGKGRKFYAYKVMMTKKWIKFQRDFENFKTTCIPWERKIKEVESHFGSSVASYFIFLRWMYGMNMVLFGLTFGLVVIPEVLMGLPYGSIPRKTVPRAEQSTAQDYSVLMDFNGYCKYSVLFYGYYNNQRTIGLLKFRLPLSYLMVGVGTFGYSLMVVIRTMAKNADVGGGDGDDGEFTFAWKMFTSWDYLIGNAETADNKYASITTSFKESIVDEQENQKDENIHLRRFLRVLANFMIICCLGGSGYLIFFVVKRSQEFANRDDLSWYEKNELELIMSLLGLVCPPLFETIAELEEYHPRIALKWQLGRIFALFLGNLYTFLFALFDEVNNKLEEEVSIRNASIWAQKEYYANFTLYNNDTDTTPPPMDPSDVIRGPCWETAVGIEFVKLTVSDIQVTYLTILIGDFARAVIVRFLNYCWCWDLEATYPSYGEFDISGNVLGLVFNQGMIWMGAFYAPGLVGINVLRLLSSMYYQCWAVMATNVPHERVFKASKSNNFYMGLLLLILFLSLLPVVYTIMTLPPSFDCGPFSGKAKMFDVIMETIDLDLPAFLGTLMGYAANPGLIIPAVLLMVLAIYYLNSVSEAYQHANAELKKKMQMARDEEKNRRNNTESTDQVMKDLEDLLPNRSLLPPAPPPETGADNKADQGGKSTKVRPGTAGKDVNLQKDVSLSSPNPNARGAVTRPPGPRGPGPLPGNGQQGPGGGPGRGRGRGQPPPRR